A window of the Candidatus Planktophila sp. genome harbors these coding sequences:
- a CDS encoding aspartate carbamoyltransferase catalytic subunit, whose translation MRHLLSVSDLTKIQAISILDTASELARISEGTVKKLPTLRGRTIVNLFAEDSTRTRISFEAAAKRLSADVINFSAKGSSLSKGESLKDTALTLQAMGADAVVIRHSASGAPQRLADSEWMRGAVINAGDGTHEHPSQALLDAYTIRKHLGKGASDLHGIRVAIVGDVLHSRVARSNVLLLKLLGATVVLVAPPTLLPVGVESWPVTISYDLDSVIPTVDVVMMLRVQQERMSDLYFPNAREYSRYFGLNSERLKFMSAHSIIMHPGPMNRGLEITAEVADSARSVIVEQVANGVSIRMAILYVLLAGKPLEAGNT comes from the coding sequence ATGCGACACTTACTCTCAGTTTCAGATTTAACAAAGATCCAGGCCATATCAATTCTAGATACCGCAAGTGAGCTGGCGCGTATAAGTGAGGGTACCGTTAAAAAACTTCCTACACTGCGTGGACGAACAATCGTTAACCTCTTCGCCGAAGATTCAACGCGTACGAGAATTTCTTTCGAAGCTGCCGCTAAGCGTCTATCGGCAGATGTAATTAATTTCTCTGCCAAAGGTTCGAGTTTAAGCAAGGGTGAGTCTTTAAAAGACACGGCTTTGACTTTGCAGGCCATGGGTGCTGATGCTGTTGTTATTCGCCACAGCGCATCAGGTGCGCCGCAACGATTAGCAGATTCGGAATGGATGCGAGGCGCTGTCATTAATGCGGGGGATGGTACGCATGAGCATCCTAGTCAAGCACTCTTGGATGCATACACGATTAGAAAACATCTAGGAAAGGGCGCTAGCGACCTACATGGAATTCGGGTCGCAATAGTTGGAGATGTGTTGCACTCGCGCGTTGCTCGCTCAAATGTTTTACTACTAAAACTATTGGGAGCAACCGTTGTTTTAGTCGCACCACCTACGCTTCTTCCAGTTGGCGTAGAGTCGTGGCCAGTTACAATTTCCTACGATTTGGACAGTGTTATCCCAACCGTTGATGTGGTCATGATGTTGCGTGTTCAACAGGAGCGAATGAGCGATCTCTATTTTCCGAACGCCCGCGAGTATTCCCGTTATTTTGGATTAAATTCCGAACGATTAAAATTTATGTCTGCACACTCAATCATTATGCATCCTGGTCCAATGAATCGTGGCCTAGAAATTACCGCTGAAGTTGCAGATAGCGCACGTTCGGTCATCGTAGAACAAGTTGCCAACGGTGTAAGTATTCGAATGGCTATTTTATACGTCTTACTTGCTGGTAAACCTTTGGAAGCGGGTAACACATGA
- a CDS encoding dihydroorotase, with protein MKIKNRYVLKAAMLPQGERADLLIVDGLINAISPSIIDSDATEFDLSGSVILPGLVDLHTHLRQPGREDAETVLSGSQSGAKGGFTALSAMANTSPVADNAGVVEQVFRLGQEAGLVDVFPIGAVTQGLKGESLSEIGAMADSIAGVRVFSDDGNCVFDPLVMRRALEYIKKFNGVIAQHAQEPRLTVGSQMNEGNVSAILGLKGWPAVAEEAIIARDVLLVDHVKSRLHICHLTTAGGVEIIRWAKARGINVTAEVTPHHLLLTDELARSYDPIFKVNPPLRSERDVMALREALADGTIDIVATDHAPHSVESKECEWQEASFGMLGLETAISIVQKTMVDTGLLTWAGVADRFSTGPARIGGYENHGNNLAIGSRANITIIDPSATWIVDRDLVTSKSRNTPFHGYELPGVVTHTFFNGIPTLIDGLLVSDEVGL; from the coding sequence ATGAAGATAAAGAATCGCTACGTGTTAAAGGCTGCAATGTTGCCACAAGGTGAGCGCGCCGACCTGCTTATAGTTGATGGTCTCATCAATGCGATCTCGCCGAGCATCATCGATAGTGATGCGACGGAATTCGATCTTTCTGGTTCTGTGATTCTTCCAGGATTAGTCGATCTACATACCCATCTTCGCCAACCCGGACGAGAGGATGCAGAGACCGTCTTATCTGGCTCACAATCTGGAGCTAAAGGCGGTTTCACCGCGCTCTCTGCGATGGCTAATACTTCACCCGTTGCCGATAATGCAGGTGTCGTCGAACAAGTATTTCGATTAGGCCAAGAGGCTGGTCTCGTAGATGTATTTCCAATCGGTGCAGTGACACAAGGCCTTAAAGGTGAATCTCTATCGGAAATCGGCGCAATGGCCGATTCGATAGCAGGAGTGAGAGTTTTTAGTGATGATGGAAACTGTGTTTTCGATCCATTAGTAATGCGGCGCGCACTTGAGTACATCAAGAAATTTAACGGTGTAATTGCTCAACACGCACAAGAGCCTCGATTAACCGTTGGATCACAGATGAATGAAGGAAATGTATCGGCGATTTTAGGTCTCAAGGGATGGCCAGCCGTTGCTGAAGAAGCGATTATTGCACGCGATGTTTTGTTAGTTGACCATGTTAAATCGCGTTTGCATATCTGCCATCTAACAACGGCCGGGGGAGTAGAAATAATTCGATGGGCCAAGGCACGCGGGATTAATGTCACCGCTGAAGTGACGCCGCATCACTTGTTATTAACCGATGAGTTAGCTCGATCGTATGATCCTATTTTCAAAGTTAATCCCCCACTGCGAAGTGAGAGGGATGTAATGGCCTTAAGAGAAGCACTTGCCGATGGAACCATCGACATTGTTGCCACCGACCATGCACCGCACAGCGTTGAATCCAAAGAGTGCGAATGGCAAGAGGCAAGTTTTGGAATGCTCGGGCTGGAAACTGCGATTTCAATAGTTCAAAAAACGATGGTCGATACTGGATTGTTAACGTGGGCCGGTGTTGCAGATAGGTTTTCAACTGGACCAGCACGAATTGGTGGTTATGAAAACCACGGTAATAATCTGGCGATAGGTTCGAGAGCTAACATCACGATTATTGATCCCAGTGCAACGTGGATAGTTGACCGAGATCTCGTAACCTCGAAAAGTCGAAATACTCCATTTCATGGATATGAACTACCTGGTGTTGTAACGCATACGTTTTTTAATGGAATACCAACACTTATTGATGGTTTACTCGTTTCAGATGAGGTTGGATTATGA
- the carA gene encoding glutamine-hydrolyzing carbamoyl-phosphate synthase small subunit yields MSGAFLVLDDGRIFEGTAWGATGKSFGEAVFQTGMTGYQETLTDPSYHKQVVVMTAPHIGNTGVNSFDNESKKIWVAGFVVRNPSTLSSNWRSERDLESELIAQEIVGIQGVDTRAITRHLRVRGSMRVGIFSNLDVTVEEMVAEVRKVEMMSGAFLVADVSTLTPYVVPAVGPRKFVVAALDLGIKAATPRALAERGVEVHVLPYNSTLEEIVNLNPDGVFLSNGPGDPATMVDAIELVRELLLRQIPIFGICFGHQILGRALGFETYKLDFGHRGINQPVLDKNTGKVEITSHNHGFALKAPSDAKFSTLYGEGEVTHICLNDGVVEGLQLQDRPAFSVQYHPEAAAGPHDASYLFDRFVDLMSMKVRT; encoded by the coding sequence ATGAGTGGAGCGTTTTTAGTTTTAGATGACGGTCGGATTTTTGAAGGTACAGCGTGGGGTGCCACGGGTAAGAGCTTTGGTGAGGCGGTATTTCAAACCGGTATGACGGGTTATCAGGAAACTTTGACCGATCCCTCGTATCACAAGCAGGTTGTTGTCATGACTGCGCCTCATATTGGTAACACTGGTGTCAACTCTTTTGATAATGAGTCGAAGAAAATTTGGGTTGCTGGCTTTGTTGTACGTAATCCATCTACGCTGTCTTCGAACTGGCGAAGTGAGAGAGATTTAGAAAGTGAGCTAATTGCCCAAGAGATAGTAGGAATTCAAGGCGTGGACACACGGGCAATCACCCGTCACTTACGTGTGCGAGGATCGATGCGTGTCGGAATTTTTTCAAACTTAGATGTAACAGTTGAAGAAATGGTCGCAGAGGTTCGCAAAGTTGAGATGATGTCTGGAGCCTTTCTTGTTGCCGATGTTTCGACCCTTACTCCATATGTTGTTCCTGCCGTTGGACCGAGAAAGTTTGTAGTCGCAGCTCTGGATTTGGGAATTAAAGCCGCAACGCCTCGAGCTTTAGCTGAAAGAGGGGTTGAAGTTCATGTACTTCCATACAACTCAACTCTCGAGGAGATTGTCAATCTCAATCCTGATGGCGTATTTCTATCCAATGGCCCTGGAGATCCAGCCACAATGGTGGATGCCATTGAGCTTGTAAGAGAGTTACTCCTTAGACAGATTCCGATTTTTGGCATCTGTTTCGGACATCAGATATTAGGTAGAGCCCTCGGCTTTGAAACCTACAAATTAGATTTTGGTCACCGAGGCATTAACCAACCAGTTTTAGATAAAAATACGGGCAAAGTAGAGATCACATCACATAATCATGGTTTTGCGCTCAAAGCTCCAAGTGATGCGAAATTTTCAACTCTATATGGTGAGGGAGAAGTTACACATATATGTCTCAATGATGGAGTTGTAGAAGGCCTACAACTGCAAGATCGCCCAGCCTTTTCTGTCCAATACCATCCAGAAGCGGCGGCAGGTCCACATGATGCGTCATATCTCTTCGATCGTTTTGTGGATTTGATGAGCATGAAAGTGCGAACCTAA
- the carB gene encoding carbamoyl-phosphate synthase large subunit: MPLDASIKSVLVIGSGPIVIGQACEFDYSGTQACRVLREEGIRVILVNSNPATIMTDPEFADATYIEPITPEVIEKIIAHEKPDAVLATLGGQTALNAAIDLFERGTLSRYGVRLIGADVAAINRGENRELFRDIVAKVGGESALSIICHSMQEVFAAVESLNYPVVIRPSFTMGGLGSGIAFDRNELEQIAGAGLRYSPTSEVLLEESIIGWKEYELEVMRDHKDNVVIVCSIENVDPMGVHTGDSITVAPAMTLTDVEYQKLRDLSLRIIREVGVDTGGCNIQFAVNPASGRILVIEMNPRVSRSSALASKATGFPIAKIATKLAIGYTLDEIDNDITKVTPASFEPTLDYVVVKVPRFAFEKFPDADPRLTTTMKSVGEAMAIGRSFSEALMKALRSLERKEAIFTWPIVSESDKDSLLLAMHTPTEYRLQQVQRALWGGATINQVFEASRIDPWFLRQIQTINEQAALIAQPGDLSAILLKSAKASGFSDNQIALLRGITEDEVRRVRHHLSIRPVYKTVDTCAAEFEAFTPYHYSSYEEESEVQPRSTPAVIILGSGPNRIGQGIEFDYSCVHASFALREAGFETIMINCNPETVSTDYDTSNRLYFEPLTLEDVLEVIHAETLAGPVLGVITQLGGQTPLGLAVHLKDNGVVILGTSPEAINLAEERGAFGEILLEQNLNAPEFGMASSELEAKRIATRIGYPVLVRPSFVLGGRGMEIVYDDEALGGFITRATDITPDHPVLVDRFLDSAVEIDVDALFDGSELFLGGVMEHIEEAGIHSGDSACVLPSMTITSSQLEAIKSATYKIAHSVGVLGLINIQFAIADEVLYVLEANPRASRTVPFVSKATGVALAKAAARIALGTSIAELRTEGLLPDTGDGVARGVSVKEAVLPWNRFRRTDGRGVDSVLGPEMRSTGEVMGISPGFGESYAKSQIAAFGPLPIAGKVFISLADKDKLSGVAPAAGLIDLGFKVLATQGTSEFLARHGVPSIPVRKNSDGSGPMGERTIVEIINAGEINLVINTPVGRGTRADGWLIRTAAVQRSIPIITTTAGFNAAVEGIRFLQSNELSIKPLQEWLS; this comes from the coding sequence ATGCCACTAGATGCGTCCATAAAGTCAGTACTAGTAATTGGAAGTGGCCCAATAGTTATAGGCCAAGCATGTGAGTTCGATTATTCAGGTACTCAAGCTTGTCGGGTCTTGCGCGAAGAGGGAATTCGAGTAATCCTCGTAAACTCTAACCCTGCAACAATTATGACAGATCCTGAGTTCGCCGATGCAACATATATCGAACCGATTACTCCTGAAGTGATTGAAAAGATCATTGCTCACGAAAAACCAGATGCAGTGCTGGCTACGTTAGGTGGACAAACTGCACTCAATGCTGCAATCGATTTATTTGAACGAGGAACGCTTTCTAGATACGGTGTTCGTTTAATCGGCGCTGATGTTGCGGCGATAAACCGTGGAGAAAACCGCGAACTTTTCAGAGACATTGTGGCGAAAGTTGGCGGAGAATCAGCGCTTTCAATTATCTGCCATTCGATGCAGGAAGTCTTTGCGGCCGTTGAAAGCTTGAACTATCCAGTCGTCATTCGCCCATCTTTTACAATGGGTGGACTTGGATCTGGAATTGCCTTCGACAGAAATGAACTTGAGCAGATTGCCGGTGCAGGCCTTCGTTACAGTCCTACCTCTGAAGTTCTATTGGAAGAATCGATTATTGGCTGGAAAGAGTATGAACTAGAAGTTATGCGAGATCACAAAGACAATGTCGTTATTGTTTGCAGTATAGAAAACGTTGATCCTATGGGCGTTCACACGGGTGATTCGATAACCGTAGCTCCTGCTATGACTCTGACTGACGTTGAATATCAAAAACTGCGAGATTTATCCCTCAGAATTATCCGAGAAGTTGGTGTTGATACAGGCGGTTGCAATATTCAATTTGCAGTGAACCCTGCTAGTGGCAGAATTTTAGTTATTGAAATGAATCCCCGGGTTTCTCGTTCAAGTGCGCTTGCTTCTAAAGCGACTGGATTTCCAATCGCCAAGATTGCAACTAAGTTGGCAATCGGTTATACATTAGATGAGATAGACAATGACATTACCAAGGTTACTCCAGCCTCTTTTGAACCAACTTTGGATTATGTTGTAGTCAAAGTTCCTCGATTTGCTTTTGAAAAGTTCCCGGATGCAGACCCGCGATTGACCACCACGATGAAAAGTGTTGGAGAGGCGATGGCTATAGGCCGTTCTTTCTCAGAGGCTTTGATGAAAGCGCTTCGATCGTTAGAGCGTAAGGAGGCGATTTTTACTTGGCCGATTGTGAGTGAAAGCGATAAGGATTCGCTTTTACTTGCAATGCACACACCAACTGAATATCGCTTGCAACAAGTGCAGCGCGCCCTGTGGGGTGGGGCGACAATTAATCAAGTATTCGAAGCAAGCAGAATTGACCCTTGGTTCTTACGACAGATTCAAACCATTAATGAACAGGCCGCTTTAATTGCCCAACCCGGAGATCTCAGTGCAATTCTCTTAAAGTCAGCTAAGGCGTCGGGGTTTTCAGATAATCAAATTGCATTGCTTCGGGGAATTACCGAAGATGAAGTGCGTCGGGTACGTCACCATCTATCTATTCGACCAGTGTATAAAACCGTTGATACATGTGCTGCAGAGTTTGAAGCTTTTACTCCTTACCATTACTCAAGCTACGAGGAAGAGAGTGAGGTTCAACCAAGAAGTACGCCGGCAGTAATTATTTTAGGTAGTGGGCCAAATCGAATAGGTCAGGGAATTGAGTTTGATTACTCATGTGTTCATGCCTCTTTCGCACTTCGTGAGGCAGGTTTTGAAACAATTATGATTAACTGCAATCCAGAAACTGTTTCTACCGATTATGACACAAGTAATAGACTCTATTTTGAGCCACTGACTTTAGAGGATGTCTTAGAGGTAATACATGCAGAAACCCTTGCTGGTCCTGTATTGGGAGTAATAACTCAGCTTGGAGGTCAGACCCCTTTGGGATTGGCAGTGCATTTAAAGGATAATGGGGTAGTAATACTTGGAACGAGTCCCGAAGCAATTAATTTAGCTGAGGAGCGCGGCGCTTTTGGAGAGATTTTGTTGGAACAAAATCTCAATGCGCCTGAGTTTGGGATGGCTTCATCAGAGTTAGAGGCTAAGAGAATCGCAACGCGAATTGGGTATCCAGTTTTGGTGCGCCCTTCATTTGTTTTAGGCGGCCGAGGCATGGAGATTGTTTATGATGATGAGGCTTTAGGTGGTTTCATTACTAGAGCCACTGACATCACTCCCGATCATCCAGTATTGGTAGATCGCTTTTTAGATAGCGCAGTTGAAATTGATGTTGATGCTCTCTTTGATGGATCTGAACTCTTTCTTGGCGGGGTTATGGAGCACATTGAAGAGGCTGGAATTCACAGTGGTGACAGCGCTTGTGTACTACCTTCTATGACAATCACTAGCTCGCAATTAGAGGCTATAAAATCGGCAACTTACAAAATTGCTCATAGCGTCGGCGTTCTTGGTCTGATTAATATTCAATTTGCAATTGCCGATGAGGTTCTTTATGTCTTGGAGGCTAATCCCAGAGCATCGCGAACCGTCCCATTTGTAAGTAAAGCTACTGGTGTGGCGCTGGCTAAAGCGGCCGCGCGCATCGCACTCGGCACTTCTATCGCAGAGCTACGCACCGAAGGGCTTCTACCAGATACGGGAGATGGCGTTGCTAGAGGTGTGAGCGTCAAGGAGGCGGTATTGCCGTGGAATCGTTTTCGGCGTACAGATGGACGAGGTGTGGATTCGGTCTTAGGCCCTGAAATGCGATCTACTGGTGAAGTGATGGGAATTTCCCCGGGATTTGGTGAAAGCTATGCCAAATCTCAGATAGCGGCCTTTGGTCCACTTCCAATAGCTGGGAAGGTTTTCATCTCTCTTGCCGATAAAGATAAGTTATCGGGTGTGGCGCCAGCGGCAGGTTTAATCGATCTCGGCTTTAAAGTACTGGCTACACAAGGTACATCTGAATTTCTAGCCCGCCACGGAGTACCTTCTATTCCAGTTCGCAAAAACTCAGATGGGTCTGGTCCTATGGGTGAGCGAACAATCGTTGAAATCATTAATGCTGGAGAAATCAATTTGGTAATTAATACTCCTGTTGGTCGTGGCACAAGAGCCGATGGTTGGCTAATCCGTACCGCCGCGGTGCAGCGCTCAATCCCAATCATCACAACGACTGCCGGTTTTAACGCGGCGGTGGAGGGAATTCGTTTTCTTCAATCTAATGAATTATCAATCAAACCTTTGCAGGAATGGCTTTCATAA
- a CDS encoding dihydroorotate dehydrogenase electron transfer subunit translates to MTTINKAAVQIRATLVGNKRVGQYYQLIISIGEIANQCRPGNFVAINVGGESSRMVLRRAFAISRVSNSSSFGGTMELIVAPHGSGSKWLCAQNEGTVLDVVVPLGTAFGIPTEPVQVLLIGGGYGSAPLFGLAETLHARGCRVDMLLGASTAGKIYAPMEGKRAVNSLRIFTEDGSMGQLGQVTDPVKSLIEDLDIAVIYSCGPMPMLSAINEITRGTNVIHQCAVEESMACGIGICMTCVLPVRDEAGNLSMLRSCIDGPVMDGASVAWEKVGQVI, encoded by the coding sequence ATGACTACTATAAATAAAGCTGCCGTGCAGATTAGGGCAACTTTAGTTGGGAACAAACGCGTTGGGCAGTATTACCAACTTATTATCAGCATCGGTGAAATTGCTAATCAATGTAGACCGGGAAATTTTGTAGCAATTAATGTTGGTGGGGAAAGTTCGCGGATGGTGCTTCGCCGCGCTTTTGCGATCTCACGCGTTTCAAATAGTTCATCATTTGGAGGCACGATGGAGTTGATAGTTGCCCCCCATGGCTCAGGAAGCAAGTGGCTGTGCGCACAAAACGAGGGAACGGTTTTAGATGTAGTTGTTCCACTAGGAACGGCATTTGGAATTCCAACTGAGCCTGTACAGGTACTTCTGATTGGCGGTGGATATGGATCCGCACCTCTTTTTGGTTTAGCTGAAACCTTACATGCGCGGGGTTGTCGTGTAGATATGTTATTGGGCGCGAGCACTGCAGGCAAAATTTATGCACCAATGGAAGGTAAGCGTGCAGTTAATTCACTTCGAATTTTTACTGAAGATGGCTCCATGGGTCAGTTAGGCCAAGTAACCGATCCGGTCAAATCTCTGATTGAAGATTTGGACATAGCCGTAATCTATTCATGTGGTCCGATGCCGATGTTGTCGGCGATTAATGAGATTACACGTGGCACCAATGTTATCCATCAGTGCGCAGTGGAAGAGTCGATGGCATGTGGAATTGGTATTTGCATGACATGTGTTCTTCCAGTAAGAGACGAGGCAGGTAATCTCTCGATGCTTCGATCATGTATAGATGGTCCGGTCATGGATGGCGCATCGGTGGCATGGGAAAAAGTCGGGCAGGTAATATGA
- a CDS encoding dihydroorotate dehydrogenase, whose translation MYRWSGHGWRIGGMGKSRAGNMIELDFSTTIGNAWFPSPIFTASGCASSGRELAQFFPLHDIGGVVTKSVMNKARHGRPTPRMAETPSGMLNSIGLQGPGIDAFIAKDIPYLIEQKARIIVSIAGETVEEYATLARKLRSVAGISALEVNISCPNVENRGLVFACDLDASRRVIDSVRRTIGGDIPIIVKLSPDVTDLVAIAQGVVESGADALALINTVLGMVINLDTLRPHLGGKTGGLSGPAIRPIAVRAVYQVHAALPKTPILGMGGISTGRDALEMIAAGASAVSIGTASFTNPTALISVQSELKELLRVKGFESLRGAVGFAHRPDGVVQ comes from the coding sequence ATGTATAGATGGTCCGGTCATGGATGGCGCATCGGTGGCATGGGAAAAAGTCGGGCAGGTAATATGATCGAGTTAGATTTTTCGACGACAATTGGTAATGCTTGGTTCCCCTCGCCAATCTTTACTGCCAGTGGATGTGCAAGCTCTGGTCGCGAATTAGCTCAATTTTTTCCACTTCATGATATAGGTGGAGTAGTCACAAAATCTGTTATGAACAAGGCACGTCATGGAAGGCCAACTCCACGCATGGCTGAAACACCAAGCGGAATGCTCAATTCAATTGGTCTGCAAGGACCTGGTATCGATGCCTTTATTGCTAAGGATATTCCTTACTTAATAGAGCAAAAAGCGCGCATTATTGTTTCAATAGCAGGAGAAACCGTTGAAGAGTACGCGACACTTGCTCGAAAGTTACGATCTGTTGCCGGAATTAGTGCGCTCGAGGTAAATATTTCCTGTCCAAATGTTGAAAACCGTGGACTTGTATTTGCTTGTGATCTAGATGCTTCCCGCAGAGTAATTGATAGCGTTCGTCGCACCATCGGTGGCGATATTCCGATTATCGTCAAACTATCTCCTGATGTCACAGATTTAGTTGCTATCGCGCAAGGAGTTGTTGAATCTGGTGCCGATGCTTTAGCCCTCATTAATACTGTTCTTGGAATGGTTATAAATTTAGATACTTTGCGTCCGCATTTAGGCGGAAAGACTGGCGGCCTATCGGGTCCAGCAATCAGACCAATCGCGGTGCGTGCCGTATATCAAGTTCATGCAGCATTGCCAAAAACTCCAATACTCGGAATGGGAGGAATCTCTACAGGCCGTGATGCACTCGAAATGATTGCCGCCGGGGCAAGTGCAGTATCAATTGGCACTGCCAGTTTTACAAATCCTACGGCGCTGATATCGGTT